From one Brachypodium distachyon strain Bd21 chromosome 4, Brachypodium_distachyon_v3.0, whole genome shotgun sequence genomic stretch:
- the LOC100831171 gene encoding putative F-box/FBD/LRR-repeat protein At5g56810, giving the protein MGMFALNRLMSLQRDRQRRRLQIRARCGLNTSRGRRKGSPCQQGGDGKSQAAKIMRSSIPDLPEEILFLIHCLMPMRDAARAACASRAFLHSWRFHPNLIFNEDTIGLKINGRGENFHHKVGRILRKHSGIGVKTFNLDYSNMCGFDGSRYFDSWLQIALKPGIEKLTLWLPTTKRIYNFPCSLLSDGVRNSLQYLQLHNVALHPTVELGSLRSLTSLHLNDVRITWDELECLLCNSLALEQLVLECCEEIICLKIPCSLQRFSSLRVIGCYRLRVIESKAPNLSSLNLAGHRLNFSHVETLQVKKLAMDRSNFIGDARGKLPSSMPKLETLVIISQSEVVDAPTLPTKFLYLKHLTIKLLLTHVSRPYDCYSLVSFLDASPSLETLVLAVSQRHMLYQSVFEDSQLRQIPARHHGCLRSVKICGFSSAKCLVELASYILNNAVSLECLTLDTMFGYRCGEGKQKNCHILEAALFKEAHRALLAVRTYIENKVPSTDKLTVREPCRQCHASAMFMS; this is encoded by the exons ATGGGGATGTTTGCGCTGAACCGCCTCATGTCCTTGCAGCGCgaccggcagcggcgtcgcTTGCAAATCCGAGCCCGGT GTGGACTTAATACATCAAGGGGTAGAAGAAAGGGATCACCCTGTCAACAAGGTGGCGATGGAAAATCTCAAGCTGCCAAAATAATGAGAAGTTCAATCCCAGACCTTCCTGAG GAAATATTGTTTCTCATACATTGCTTGATGCCAATGCGTGATGCTGCTCGTGCTGCTTGTGCATCTCGTGCATTTTTACATTCCTGGAGATTTCATCCAAATCTCATCTTCAATGAGGATACGATTGGCTTGAAGATAAATGGACGTGGAGAGAATTTCCATCACAAAGTTGGCCGCATTCTTAGGAAGCACTCAGGGATTGGCGTGAAAACGTTCAATCTTGACTACAGTAACATGTGCGGTTTTGATGGTTCTCGTTATTTTGACAGTTGGCTTCAGATTGCTCTTAAACCAGGCATTGAAAAACTTACCCTCTGGTTGCCCACAACAAAAAGAATATACAACTTCCCATGCTCACTTTTATCAGATGGGGTTCGAAACTCACTTCAGTATCTTCAACTTCATAATGTTGCCCTCCATCCCACTGTTGAACTTGGCTCCTTGAGAAGTCTAACGAGTCTGCATTTGAATGATGTGAGGATTACATGGGATGAGTTAGAGTGCCTGCTTTGCAACTCTCTTGCTTTGGAACAACTGGTGCTGGAATGCTGTGAGGAGATTATTTGCCTAAAGATACCTTGTTCCCTACAGCGGTTCAGCAGCCTTAGGGTTATTGGTTGCTATAGACTTCGAGTGATAGAAAGCAAAGCTCCAAATCTCTCTAGTCTTAACCTTGCCGGACACAGGTTGAACTTTTCACATGTGGAAACATTGCAAGTGAAGAAACTAGCCATGGATCGTTCAAATTTTATCGGTGATGCTCGTGGCAAGCTGCCATCCAGTATGCCGAAACTTGAAACTCTTGTCATAATTTCACAGAGTGAG GTGGTTGATGCACCAACGCTGCCTACCAAGTTCCTCTACCTTAAGCACCTGACCATCAAGTTGCTGTTAACACATGTTTCGCGTCCATATGACTGCTACTCCCTGGTTTCTTTCCTTGACGCGTCTCCTTCCTTGGAGACTTTAGTATTAGCT GTGTCTCAGCGACATATGTTGTATCAATCCGTTTTTGAGGATTCACAACTGAGACAAATTCCTGCACGCCACCATGGCTGTCTCCGGAGCGTGAAGATCTGTGGTTTCAGCTCTGCAAAGTGCTTGGTTGAACTAGCCTCTTATATTCTAAATAATGCGGTGTCACTTGAGTGTCTTACGTTGGACACCATGTTTGGCTATAGGTGTGGTGAAGGTAAGCAAAAAAATTGTCATATCTTGGAAGCTGCTCTTTTCAAGGAAGCCCACAGAGCGCTCTTGGCTGTCAGAACATACATTGAGAATAAAGTTCCATCTACAGATAAATTAACTGTTCGGGAGCCTTGCAGGCAGTGCCATGCTAGTGCAATGTTTATGTCTTAA